A window of Cyprinus carpio isolate SPL01 chromosome A6, ASM1834038v1, whole genome shotgun sequence genomic DNA:
TGACATAAACTTATAATTGCAATGtgaatttaaaagataaaatgtaGAATAGCCGtgcttagctttttttttattttgtggtggaaacGAGCTTCTGACCAGGCCTACTTAGAAGAGGCAGAACAGAGAGTCAAAACAAGAGAAAGATGCCACAGTTGATGCTGCTGCTTCGATAATGGATAAATCCTAAGGTGATGGTATGGTTAGGAAATCTGAGAGAAGTGAAGTGCCATTTGCTAACACCTTTGTATGAAGATTTTGGTGTGTGTGAAAAAGACTAAGCAGAGAAGCACAGGTGTTGAGGTGTTTCCAGTAGTGCAGATATGTCTAATACATGTTTGTGTCTGTGGTCTGCAGGTGTATACACGGTTTGGGAAATGTTACACGTTTAATGGAAACAAGACATCACCCAAGCGGGTAAGGCAAGGCGGCACAGGAAACGGACTGGAGCTGATGCTGGATATTCAGCAGGACGAGTATCTGCCCATCTGGAGAGAAACCAGTAAGTGACAAACGCAACTGAACTGCCACCAATTTGCATCTCATTTAACAATTATattgaaaatgtctttgaaagatTTTCAGTATTAATTATACAGTTTTTTGCTAAGCTTATTGTTTTGTACAATGCAATTTTCTGcatatactaccatttaaaagtttggggttgtaagattttgaaatctatctatctatctatctatctatctatctatctatctatctatctatctatctatctatctatctatctatctatctatctatctatctatgcattcaattgttcaaaagtgacagtaaagacatttataatgttacaaaatatttatatttcaaataaatgctgttcttttgaactttataaacaaaatacaatcaacaatgataataaccacaaaatgttttcaacactgataataatcagaattgtttattgttcatcaaatcagcatattagaatgatttctgaaggatcatgtgacactaaagactggcgtaatgatgctgaaaattcagatttgatcacgagaataaattacattttaaagtatattcgattagaaaacacttattttaaactgtaaaaatatttcacaatattattgctatATTTCATACCTATAGTCTGCTGTGTTCTCGTATCTGCTGGGTTTTGCTCTTTTGCTATATGACCCTGGTAGTTTATACTACTAGTGTAGTGTATACAGGTAAAattagaaaatcattttaaacctTAAATCCGTATTTTATGACcacttatacttttatttatttaccacacAATCATGCAATTATATACAGTTacatattatttttgcataataaaCCCCAACAGAGTGATCAGGTCTCCAACATGGAGGGGATTCGCTTCAATTCACCTtcaaaagaacaaagaaatagaatgtctgtcagattttttttacCCATACAATCTGTCCATTTTCAGATGAGACGACACTGGAGGCCGGTATTCGGGTTCAGATTCACAGTCAGAATGAACCCCCGTACATCCACCAGCTGGGCTTTGGGGTCTCTCCAGGATTCCAGACATTTGTTTCCTGTCAGGAACAGAGGGTAGGTTTGACGGGGGTAAAAAGCATACAAACTGCTAAGGTCTGAATTCAAAAGCAAGCTGTTCTAAACTTGAATCCCAGACATTTTAAATTAGGAGCTAATTTACAACAAGACAAAAAGAGTTTAAGGCTGACTGGGATATTTTCTAATTGAGACTACATGTGCTTAGAATTTCACATCCATAGggtgcactcacacacacaaaaaaaaagaaaaaaaaaaaacacctctccAAAAAACGTCCTCTTTTTTAAGCAAACATACATACCTCACCCATCCGTAAAGAAACTGTCGGGCTTCATCTGAGCCTGTGATCCCAGGATACGACACCTACAGCGTCAGCGCTTGCAGACTGCACTGTGAGAGCACACAGGTGCAGAGAGAGTGCAACTGCAGGATGGTGCATATGCCAGGTGCGTGCTATAGTATGTGAGTGGGAGAGATGTCATAAAAACTGTCTGTATCAGTAAGAACAAATATGCTGTGTTGGTACTTGTCACACCACCACACAGCTCATCAATTGTTCTTAAAGCTTCTGACAGATTGGCAGCTGCATCCCAACATTCCTTGTTTCCCTGTCGAGACAGTGGCTTTCTTGGAAACACTTTATGTAGCAGGCTTCTGTAAATATACAAGCACCCTAACTGATGTATTGGTTCAATTACTCACACATCAAATATCTCTCTACAGGTGATGCTGATATCTGCTCACCCAGTAACATCAAGTGTGTTGACAAGGCGTTAGGTAAGGTCATCACAGACATCTTAAACACATAAATAGTAATGCTGATTGATTGATCAACTCAGTTaatacttttaaagggatagttcaccacaaaattaaaatcctgtccttatttactcagcctcatgttgttatACACCTGTATGATCTTCCATCTTCTttaggagatattttgaagatctGCCATTGATGTAGATGAATTGTGTGAATGATTTATGATAAGTATTGATTATTCATCTAAAAATCATTATATTCAAATGTCAAATTACTGtgaaatttaactgaatttaactGACAGGTTACAGGATATTGGTTTTAGTTTAACATCTGCTGAACGTTTTACATACTGTAACAGGGACTCTTAAGATAGCTCCAAGTGCAAGCTTTATTAACACAAAAGCGTAGTCCAACAGGCAAGCTCAAGATCCAGCAAACAGGGTAATCCAAGGCAGTGGCAAAATAGTACTCCAAAAGAACAGGCAAGGGTCATAATCCAAGTGAGCAGTCCAAAgtaacaaatacacaaaacaatgaaacagGACAATGGCGATAGCACATGAAAACACTTGGTAGAGTCCGCAACAGCAAAACAATACTTTGCAGTGTGAATGAGTGCCACTTACAGTAAATAGTCCTTCTAATTGGAAACAGCTGTAGGTGTAATCAGTTCCTGGCATGGGGTGTTATGGGAGATGTAGTCAGTGAAACAATGGTACAGTTTaaggatggagtgccctctagacGATCtgatgggcactccagctggagatCCTGACAATTACTCAGAACTATAGAACTATGCAGAATTACTACATAACTATGTTCCTGTGGCTctgtggtagagcattgtgttagcagcgcaaaaggtcatgagtttgattccaagggaacacacatactgttaaaaaatgtatagactgaatgcactgtacatcactttggataaaatcgtctgctaaatgcataaatgggaaaaataatgattaatgacaGATTTCTTTCCAGTTTTtccataaaacataaatactaaaataaaaaattaaagtctgTATGACCTCTTGTTTTCAAAAGTCAATTTAAAGGTAAGgacttttaaaatgtgtatactTGACATAGTATCTGTACTTTTTACACCCCAGGTAAATAATGTCAGTAaataatagtgattttttttttttttttttttttttttttttttttttacagtgattatTCACAACTAGTAATTGGGGATTTAAAAACTCACTATTGTATACAAAACTACTGAACACTGAGAGCTTAATTATTGATGATAACTATAACACCATTTATTGCAGTTCTTGTCCTCAGCAAATATAATTCATCATTATTTCTTGTACATTTCTGCAGCTTTACTCCAGAAGAGCACAGGTGACTCATGCCCCTGCGAGACACCCTGTAATTTGACTCGGTATGGGAAAGAGCTCTCTATGGTTAAAATCCCCAGCAGGGGCTCCGCTCGCTACCTTTCTCGCAAATATCAGAAATCGGAGGAATACATCAGGTAAGTCTAATGCATAAATggccacacatgcacacagtctCATGGGGTAGTTTTCATTCTGCTgctgaacattttaaatgttatagttTATATCCTCAGACAGACCAGAGAGGAAACAGACCCAGCATTTGCTTCTGCAATGATACCtgcacatcatttttatttatttatttacttattatttatttattttttattttttgcaaaacttGCTTTTCTCacaaattctgtcagcattttctGATAACTATAGCAGGATTCCTATTGTCCAAACTGCAGGCTCGTTTCAGTAATATAATgggatgaaaaatgtaatttttggtcTTCCATTCATTGgctcaataatataaaaaataaactattttaatatactgctCTATGATGACATTCGGtggttaattattattttttaaccatttttggtGCTAATCCTTTTCtttccaaaatacaaaaaaagaatgcGCTTATTTCTACACTGTTTTCCTGCAgggaattaaaacatttttattaaattttcattGTGCAGAGACAACTTTCTCATCTTGGATATTTTCTTTGAGGCCCTTAATTATGAGACAATTGAACAGAAGAAAGCGTACGACATCGCTGGTCTGTTAGGTAGGTTTCCAATCCCCACACACTATAAACATCTGTAGAGCAACTGTTATGGTTATTAGGGGTGCAGCATGTCTGCCTTCTCTAaaaagtattaaagggatagttcacccagaaatgaaaactgGGTCACTTTCTTCTGGACAACAAAAGAGATGTTTTTCACAATAATGTCTCAAATTTTACCTCAAATAATGAAAGACAATAGGGTCCAGTGTTGTTAACATTCAGGAAGAAAGTCGTACAGGTGTGGAATGTACAGGCTGCAGGTGTGGAATCGTACAGGTGTGGAATGTACTTTTGCACATCATTGTACTGACGCTAaagcactcttttttttttgttgttgttgagccaCGTTGTTTTTTGAGGGAACaagacgctgcgtcctctagcggAAACTCGGGGATTGATGACAGCAGgactggtgtctgaagcatggGTGAAACAACTCCAATTCTATTGGCCTACGTAGCCCGGCATAGCTTGGCAGAAATGGGGAACCCAGTTTCAGTTTCagatgggggggtggggggtggctATAGCACAGTTTAGATAGGGGCTCCAGGGGAACACTATTTAAAAACCCTGGTAAGGGGAGTAGTCACTGAGCTAGAAAACAGCTATCCTCAGATAACTATCCTCCAACTTTTCATAAGTGAGGGTTGCCAAGACCACAGAGAGTGGGCTATCTACTTAAAATCCTGACAGGGGAGATAACACAGTCTAGGCAAGGGGCTCAAGGAGACCACTATATAAATACCCTAATAAGGGGAGTAGCCACGGAGCTGGAACACAGCTATCCTTGAATAGCACTTTCCTCAGGCAAAGCTGAAGATTGCCCCGAGCCCTAGGCATGGCAAggggacgcagtgtctcgttccctctcaGGGCCACATGTGCAACCCGGGATGTTCCCTTCAAGGGAACTCGCACTGCGCCCCCAAGAGGACAATTTGGGGAATGAAAAAACACTGTGCCACGCTGTGGTGCATGCCTGTCCACTTAAAACCTTAATACAGGGGAGACAGCATGAGAAATTAGGAAAACTGCCTGCTTGAAAAATACCCTGCAACCGGGGGAGGCAGCCTAGCATAATAGAAGTGGATCTAAGGGGGACCGCCTACTTGAAAACCCTAGAAAACAGGGAGGAAGCCCAGCCCTCCTACCTAAATATTAGGCAGGAAACTAAATAACTTGAGCTAGCTGGAAACATAACTGTCCTCAAACAGCTATGTTTCTAAAAGCAATGAACCATCTACTAGAGACCCTAATACAGGGGAGACAGCTTAAAGCACAACTATCCACAGACAGCTACACTCTGAGCATGGGCTGTCTGCTCAAAAGCCCTGAGATGGGGGAACAGTCTACTCAGCCCAAACTTAATATGCAGGATTCAGAGGGGCCGCCCACTTAAAAATACCCTGAGACCTGGGGAGGCAGCCCACTCCACTCCTAAACCTATCTGGCTTAACACAGGAAGGGACATTCCCCAAAATCAAGCTAGGAAAACAGCTGTCCTCAAACAACTATGTTCTAACAGCAATGGGCCATCCACTTGAAAAACCCTAAAAAGAGGGGAAAGCCATACTTGGAAGATACCCTGAAATCAGGGAAGGATAATGCTTCACACGTGCTTAACAAACAGATGGCTCCTGAAGACTACAAAACTTGTTCACCAGCCCTTCATACTCCCTCTTACAACCTGGGGTGCCAACCTCTAAATTCACCAACAACATTGGACAATATTAATCGAGTTCTTCAATATGTACTGCAGACACCAGTCCTGCTGGTGGCAGTACCCAAGTGTTTGCTGGAGGACACCGTgggagttccctagaaggggaactGTATGCTGGGTTatcattttttcattacatgACATTTTGGGGCATAATTTTCATTATCAGATGTattgggagtgagaatgtgttggcatttttttaatggatgtcaatggaggacaGGCTTCAATATGCCAATTTCAGTACGCTGACTTATGAAAGAACACAGCTGATCATATTTTgaattgataataaatataataataaatatatctaaatctTAGCTGTGGTTTTGATAGTTTTTTATTtctgatgttgttgttttgactAATACAAGTTAAGATTGGTCAGTAACTTAAAAATTTAGTCAGCAAATTGACTGgtttcaaattttatttacacATCAATACTATAGAAAATAGACAATGAAAACAGAAGAAAGActtaactattttatgtttttttgtttattgatgttTGGTTTCCATTTCCAGGAGATATTGGTGGACAGATGGGGCTCTTCATTGGGGCCAGTATTCTTACTATACTGGAAATACTTGACTATATCTATGAGGTATCTTCACTTCATTGTGAAACGACAGCTCTATGacattcacataaacacactatcataatacacacacatatcttGTCCTTTTAGTCTGCTTTTAATTTTTATCTCTGTAGGTGGTCAAATACAAAATCAAGAAACTACTGAAACCAAAAAAgagtcaaaaacaacaaaaccaaaggAACTTGATTCAAGAGCAGATCCAGAGAACAAAGAACCTGCGAGAACAGAACCTGCAAACTCAGCTGTCAGATGG
This region includes:
- the LOC109088154 gene encoding LOW QUALITY PROTEIN: acid-sensing ion channel 4-B-like (The sequence of the model RefSeq protein was modified relative to this genomic sequence to represent the inferred CDS: substituted 1 base at 1 genomic stop codon), producing MPIEFVCKIKFAEGNEAKGASTEGGGTVMLDEGLQRQKGGMADLASFASSSTLHGLARVLGTSGRMGFRQTLWGLALLVSLGLFLYQATWSTATYLERPHLAAMREETRRELTFPAITLCNVNRFRFSALTDADIYHLANLTGLPPKSRKGHRPSELQYPPPDMLDIFQRTGHQLEDMLKSCNFSGQNCSSEDFSVVYTRFGKCYTFNGNKTSPKRVRQGGTGNGLELMLDIQQDEYLPIWRETNETTLEAGIRVQIHSQNEPPYIHQLGFGVSPGFQTFVSCQEQRVTYLTHPXRNCRASSEPVIPGYDTYSVSACRLHCESTQVQRECNCRMVHMPGDADICSPSNIKCVDKALALLQKSTGDSCPCETPCNLTRYGKELSMVKIPSRGSARYLSRKYQKSEEYIRDNFLILDIFFEALNYETIEQKKAYDIAGLLGDIGGQMGLFIGASILTILEILDYIYEVVKYKIKKLLKPKKSQKQQNQRNLIQEQIQRTKNLREQNLQTQLSDGTIATVRFEEVKVKAANEVAQPHSAHPTSILPSHHNAQAIVQQAFAC